The following proteins are co-located in the Lacticaseibacillus paracasei subsp. paracasei genome:
- the sfsA gene encoding DNA/RNA nuclease SfsA, with product MYYQNVSVGQLIKRVSRFTVEIDLNGTVEPVHMNNTGRNKEILIPGSLASVRYVDNPNRKTHYDLLAVQRQGRWINIDSLAPNHVAKECLEAGTLKLPGLALPYAVHPESTWRDSRLDFAGKAADGQSWFVETKGVTLANCTLAAFPDAPTTRAVKHVHTLTMAQAEGYQAFLLFIVQLPDIRQMTIYRDRFPELVTAITTAKQNGVRVLAYDTMTGPDQITLGNEIPFDEHLPFSEINLNSL from the coding sequence ATGTACTACCAAAATGTCAGCGTCGGGCAGCTCATCAAACGGGTGAGTCGCTTTACCGTTGAAATTGACCTGAATGGCACCGTCGAACCTGTCCACATGAATAATACCGGACGCAATAAAGAAATTTTGATTCCGGGATCATTAGCCAGTGTCCGCTATGTTGATAACCCAAATCGCAAAACGCACTATGACTTGCTGGCTGTTCAACGGCAAGGTCGCTGGATCAACATCGACAGTCTGGCACCCAATCATGTTGCCAAGGAATGTTTAGAAGCTGGCACCTTAAAATTGCCGGGACTCGCCTTGCCATACGCCGTTCATCCAGAATCGACTTGGCGCGATTCGCGACTGGACTTTGCTGGAAAAGCCGCTGATGGCCAGTCGTGGTTTGTTGAAACGAAGGGGGTCACGTTGGCTAATTGCACCCTAGCAGCTTTCCCAGATGCGCCAACAACTCGCGCCGTCAAGCATGTCCATACGCTGACGATGGCGCAGGCAGAAGGGTATCAGGCATTTTTATTGTTCATCGTGCAATTACCGGATATTCGCCAAATGACCATTTATCGGGACCGTTTTCCTGAACTAGTGACTGCCATCACGACTGCTAAACAAAATGGCGTTCGCGTGCTGGCTTATGACACCATGACTGGCCCAGATCAAATCACATTAGGCAACGAAATACCATTCGACGAACACTTGCCTTTTTCAGAGATTAATCTTAACAGCTTGTGA
- a CDS encoding universal stress protein, whose amino-acid sequence MVTEDDLTIESMHYNRLLLAVDDDDDDSSRKALNYACTVAKIYDIPLGIVSVLETGDLNIFQSLTPDDVDAARETLAKDLNTYVEKATAFGVQNAQPIVAEGRPAAAILDEVIPAFKPDLVIMGSHVRRGRLRLGHVASEVARDASVSVIIVR is encoded by the coding sequence TTGGTTACTGAAGATGATTTGACGATTGAATCCATGCATTATAACCGGTTGTTATTGGCGGTTGATGATGATGATGACGACTCCTCGCGCAAGGCATTGAACTACGCCTGCACGGTTGCCAAGATTTATGACATTCCGTTGGGGATCGTGTCGGTACTTGAAACCGGCGACCTCAATATTTTCCAATCATTGACACCTGATGATGTTGATGCGGCCCGGGAAACACTGGCTAAGGATCTGAACACCTACGTCGAAAAAGCAACGGCATTTGGCGTTCAAAACGCACAACCGATCGTTGCAGAAGGGCGGCCAGCAGCTGCCATTCTTGACGAAGTGATCCCAGCCTTCAAACCGGATTTGGTGATCATGGGTTCCCATGTTCGCCGCGGTCGGTTACGTCTTGGTCATGTTGCGAGCGAAGTTGCTCGCGATGCATCGGTCTCGGTGATTATCGTTCGCTGA
- a CDS encoding carboxylate--amine ligase — protein MKDAPSFTPILLGSDMNVYGMARSFHEMIGGAIDVYAREQLAPTRFSRIVNVHLIEHFDSDPTFIENMRQVAKVHADAPGKLLLIACGDTYAQLVSKHKDELSQWFICPYVDYELLKRLNSKESFYQVCEEYHLPYPATKIVTKSMYESNATITAPFEFPVALKPTDSVEWLNIRFEGRKKAFTIHSQVELTNTIAKIYDNGYTSDLILQDFVPGDDSNMRTLNCYVDQYHHVKMMCLGHPLLEDPTPSSIGNYVAIMPAFDQDLYDQIKTFLEAIKFTGFANFDMKYDHRDKTFKLFEINIRQGRSSFFVTLNGYNLASWPVRDYIVGDLKDAPTVYGNDDHSKYKLWLGVPERVFKQYSADNEAKKEALQLLKEKRYGTTVFYKPDMTFKRWLLMKYMFHNYVGRFKQYFAENKGDM, from the coding sequence ATGAAAGATGCACCCAGTTTTACCCCCATCCTGCTTGGCAGTGACATGAATGTGTATGGTATGGCGCGTTCGTTCCACGAGATGATCGGTGGGGCGATTGATGTTTATGCGCGCGAACAACTTGCTCCAACGCGTTTTTCGCGGATCGTGAATGTCCATCTGATCGAGCATTTTGATTCCGATCCGACTTTTATTGAAAATATGCGGCAGGTAGCCAAGGTACATGCAGATGCTCCAGGCAAACTGTTGTTAATCGCTTGCGGGGACACCTATGCCCAACTTGTTTCCAAACATAAGGATGAGTTGAGCCAGTGGTTCATCTGCCCATATGTTGATTATGAATTGTTGAAGCGTCTGAATAGTAAGGAGAGCTTCTATCAAGTTTGCGAAGAGTATCATTTGCCATATCCGGCAACCAAAATCGTCACCAAGTCGATGTATGAAAGCAACGCAACCATCACGGCACCGTTTGAATTTCCAGTAGCACTCAAGCCGACTGATTCCGTTGAATGGTTGAACATTCGCTTTGAAGGCCGCAAAAAGGCGTTTACGATTCACTCGCAAGTTGAACTGACGAATACGATTGCCAAAATCTATGATAACGGCTATACGTCTGATCTCATCTTGCAGGACTTTGTACCAGGTGATGACAGTAACATGCGGACTTTGAACTGTTATGTTGATCAATATCATCACGTTAAAATGATGTGCTTAGGTCATCCGCTACTTGAGGATCCTACGCCTTCTTCAATCGGTAACTATGTCGCGATCATGCCAGCTTTCGATCAGGATTTGTACGATCAGATCAAAACATTCCTCGAAGCAATTAAGTTCACCGGTTTTGCTAACTTTGATATGAAGTATGATCATCGTGACAAGACGTTCAAGCTGTTTGAAATTAATATTCGTCAAGGCCGGAGTAGCTTTTTCGTCACTTTAAATGGGTATAATCTTGCCAGCTGGCCTGTTCGCGATTACATCGTGGGAGATTTGAAGGACGCGCCAACGGTTTATGGTAATGATGACCACAGCAAGTATAAATTGTGGCTAGGGGTTCCAGAGCGTGTTTTCAAGCAGTATTCTGCAGATAACGAAGCTAAAAAGGAAGCCTTGCAGTTACTTAAAGAGAAACGCTATGGTACGACGGTCTTTTATAAACCGGACATGACATTCAAGCGCTGGTTATTGATGAAATATATGTTCCATAATTATGTTGGTCGGTTTAAGCAGTATTTTGCGGAAAATAAGGGCGACATGTGA